In uncultured Desulfovibrio sp., the sequence CGGCTCTTGTTTCCGTTCTCAGTCCAGTCCCATGGCCTTGCCGATCTTCTTGGCAGCCTTTTTTACCTTTTCCATGGGGCCGTCTTCCGTCAGATGATCGAATTCGCGCAGCAGCTCTTCCTGCCGCTCCGTGAGCTTGGTGGGCGTCAGCACCTTGACCAGCACCACCAGGTTGCCCCGCTGCTTGCGGCCGGGATAGGGCATGCCCTCGCCCCGGATATAGAGCGGGGTGCCGCTCTGGATGCCCTTGGGAATGACCAGCGGCAGCGGACCATTGAGGCCCGGCACTTCCAGCTTGTGCCCGAGCGCCGCCTGAACAAAGGAAATTTCGCAGGTATAGATAAGGTCCTGGCCCTGCCGCTCATACCGCTTGCTGGGGGCCACCTCCAGCACCACATACAGGTCGCCGGGAGGGCCGCCGTGCACGCCGGCCTCACCCTCGCCGCGCACCCGCAGGCGCGTGCCGGTATCCACACCGGCAGGAATGCGCACCATGATCTCGCGGATGTTTTCCACAACGCCATGGCCCTTGCAGCGCGGGCAGGGCTTGGCAATGAACTGCCCCGTTCCCTGACAGGAAGGACAGGGCATGGCCATCTGGAAAAAGCCCTGCGTGCGGCGCACCTGTCCCGTACCATGGCAGTGGGGGCAGGTTTCGGGCCGGGTTCCGGGAGCCGCTCCGCTGCCCTTGCAGTCCGGGCACTCGTCATGACG encodes:
- the dnaJ gene encoding molecular chaperone DnaJ yields the protein MAQRDYYEVLGVARDASEDEIKKAYRKLAMKYHPDHNPGDKDAEQKFKEAAEAYDVLRDADKRARYDRFGHAGVQGGAGGFGSTDDIFAHFSDIFGDLFGFSGAAAGHGPRPMAGADLRYNLEITFEQAATGTEIPLKLPRHDECPDCKGSGAAPGTRPETCPHCHGTGQVRRTQGFFQMAMPCPSCQGTGQFIAKPCPRCKGHGVVENIREIMVRIPAGVDTGTRLRVRGEGEAGVHGGPPGDLYVVLEVAPSKRYERQGQDLIYTCEISFVQAALGHKLEVPGLNGPLPLVIPKGIQSGTPLYIRGEGMPYPGRKQRGNLVVLVKVLTPTKLTERQEELLREFDHLTEDGPMEKVKKAAKKIGKAMGLD